The Mauremys reevesii isolate NIE-2019 linkage group 13, ASM1616193v1, whole genome shotgun sequence genome contains a region encoding:
- the LOC120380143 gene encoding olfactory receptor 1009-like, whose product MENQTRVTKFILLGLSNDPQMQIFLFLVFLVIYLITLVGNVVIMVLIRADSHLHTPMYFFLFHLSFVDTCYSSVTVPKMLMNFLAEHKTISVSGCIAQMFFILFTAGAEVFILSAMAYDRYTAICDPLHYVKKMNEGICFQLVSGAWAIGFFHALLNTIFSFNLFFCGPNQISHFSCELPHLLKLSCAETLTNQLVLLTSIVIFGSSSFLLALISYIHIISTIMRIHSAEGRHKVFSTCSSHLIVVGLWYLPGFFQYTKPSSISSGALDEMFSVQYTILTPMLNPIIYSLKNKEVKRALVKMLMILFYLIIFKSEST is encoded by the coding sequence ATGGAAAATCAAACCAGAGTGACTAAATTTATTCTCCTGGGACTTTCCAATGACCCACAGATGCAGATTTTCCTCTTCCTGGTGTTTTTAGTTATTTACCTAATCACTCTGGTTGGGAATGTAGTGATCATGGTGCTGATAAGAGCTGATtctcaccttcacacccccatgtatttcttcctcttcCATTTATCCTTTGTTGATACCTGTTATTCCTCAGTCACAGTGCCTAAAATGCTGATGAACTTCCTAGCAGAGCACAAAACTATTTCAGTCAGTGGCTGCATTGCCCAGATGTTCTTCATCCTCTTCACAGCCGGTGCTGAAGTTTTCATTCTCTCAGCCATGGCGTATGACCGCTACACAGCCATCTGTGACCCattgcattatgtgaagaaaatGAACGAAGGGATTTGTTTTCAGCTGGTGAGTGGTGCATGGGCAATAGGCTTCTTTCATGCCCTTCTTAACACAATCTTCTCATTCAATTTGTTTTTTTGTGGACCCAATCAAATCAGCCATTTCAGCTGCGAACTCCCTCATTTATTAAAATTGTCCTGCGCTGAAACCCTCACCAATCAACTGGTGCTTCTCACTTCTATTGTGATATTTGGATCAAGCTCCTTCCTCCTCGCCCTGATCTCCTACATTCACATCATCTCCACCATCATGAGGATACACTCTGCAGAGGGCAGGCATAAAGtcttctccacctgcagctctcacCTTATTGTGGTTGGTTTATGGTATCTGCCAGGTTTCTTCCAGTACACAAAACCCAGCTCAATTTCTTCTGGGGCtctggatgaaatgttctctgtcCAGTACACCATCTTGACCCCCAtgttaaaccccatcatctacagcctgaaaaacaaggaggtgaaAAGGGCACTGGTGAAAATGTTGATGatcttattttatttaattatttttaaatcagagAGTACATAA